The following proteins are encoded in a genomic region of Methanomicrobia archaeon:
- a CDS encoding radical SAM protein — MKSPSTRLTVAFGGRSKDCEVIQHPIPHILVDSNKQLHGWWNGIEPYGNRECTAERLLINPYNGCSHNCRFCYSHALGGYFTAFREHGILTVFRDFNKRIAQQLDSLSVVSCGYLSPVTDPFQPLNERYELTEKILKEFVARNIPVQVTTKGRISERALGFLKQQEHAFGAISLLTPDEDKRQHLMAGGASTEELVRNIERLANAGTFAVCRIDPVIPCVTDNRGDLEELVRNVVEAGAGHIITSCLDIPVTMKHEFCTELAARFGVSGKQLVDLYSERMGGRLHARLDYRRKLFTMIRTLCDRNGVTMSLCMEFASVQGKRVRGLNAEFMSANRENCEGINVPLYVRPGEGKRFEPVAGCNGSCLQCYFANEAPACGIADLKQAGAWKLRDYRRWSAVVRARSGEQRRLDV; from the coding sequence ATGAAGAGCCCCTCAACGCGGCTAACCGTTGCATTCGGTGGCCGGAGCAAGGACTGTGAGGTCATTCAGCACCCGATTCCGCATATTCTCGTGGATTCGAATAAGCAGCTTCACGGCTGGTGGAATGGTATAGAACCGTATGGTAACCGTGAATGCACGGCCGAGCGGCTCCTGATCAACCCGTATAATGGCTGCAGCCACAACTGCCGCTTCTGCTACTCGCATGCGCTGGGTGGGTACTTCACCGCCTTCCGCGAGCACGGCATCCTCACGGTATTCCGCGATTTTAATAAACGAATTGCGCAGCAACTGGACAGCCTATCAGTAGTGAGCTGCGGGTATCTCTCACCGGTGACCGACCCGTTTCAGCCGCTCAACGAGCGCTACGAGCTGACGGAGAAGATCCTGAAGGAGTTTGTTGCTCGCAATATCCCGGTGCAGGTAACGACGAAAGGGCGCATCAGCGAGCGCGCGTTAGGATTCCTCAAACAGCAAGAGCACGCGTTCGGTGCGATTTCTCTGCTTACACCAGACGAAGACAAACGTCAGCACCTGATGGCTGGCGGCGCGTCCACCGAGGAGCTGGTGCGGAACATTGAGCGGCTTGCGAATGCGGGCACGTTCGCAGTGTGCCGTATCGATCCGGTGATACCCTGTGTGACGGACAACCGGGGTGATTTAGAGGAGCTGGTGCGGAACGTGGTGGAAGCAGGAGCGGGGCATATTATCACGAGCTGTCTGGACATCCCGGTAACGATGAAGCATGAGTTCTGTACTGAATTGGCAGCACGGTTCGGTGTCTCCGGGAAGCAGCTGGTGGATCTGTACAGCGAGCGAATGGGCGGGCGGCTGCATGCTCGCCTGGACTATCGCCGCAAGCTGTTCACGATGATACGCACGCTGTGCGACCGTAACGGGGTGACCATGAGCCTCTGCATGGAGTTCGCGTCAGTGCAGGGTAAGCGCGTCAGGGGTTTGAATGCTGAGTTCATGAGCGCAAACCGGGAGAACTGCGAAGGCATAAACGTGCCGCTCTATGTTAGACCGGGTGAGGGAAAGCGGTTTGAGCCCGTCGCTGGTTGTAACGGGAGTTGCCTGCAGTGTTATTTTGCGAACGAAGCGCCAGCCTGTGGCATTGCCGACTTGAAGCAGGCGGGTGCGTGGAAGTTGCGAGATTATCGGCGCTGGAGTGCAGTAGTAAGAGCACGCAGCGGGGAGCAGCGCAGGCTGGACGTTTGA
- a CDS encoding threonylcarbamoyl-AMP synthase: MQPELETLLQAAIETIKRGGTVVYPTETVYGLGADALSEAAIAKVYELKQRKRSKPLSLAVSSFEMLQRIAAVNDPALLDLLAELLPGPVTVLLPKRELVPDLLTAGSELVGVRFPDNEIALRIIRETGPITATSANISGQNPPTRADAVALEADVLINGGTCKYSMPSTVVAVTSVTATGEAATQTIKPEIKILRRGARYERVLHVLRRKATGEGIYRLSLSELRGE; the protein is encoded by the coding sequence ATGCAGCCAGAATTGGAGACCCTCTTGCAAGCCGCGATCGAGACGATTAAACGCGGTGGCACCGTCGTCTATCCGACTGAGACTGTTTACGGGCTTGGTGCCGACGCGCTCTCAGAAGCAGCGATCGCCAAAGTGTACGAACTCAAGCAGCGCAAGCGCTCAAAACCGCTCTCACTCGCCGTCTCCTCATTCGAGATGCTGCAGCGCATCGCAGCTGTCAACGATCCCGCGCTGCTGGATCTGCTTGCTGAACTGCTGCCCGGTCCGGTTACTGTCCTCCTGCCCAAGCGGGAGCTGGTGCCCGACCTCCTAACTGCGGGCTCAGAACTCGTTGGCGTGCGATTCCCCGATAACGAGATTGCACTCCGCATTATCCGTGAAACAGGGCCAATAACCGCGACCAGCGCGAATATATCCGGCCAGAACCCGCCAACGCGCGCTGATGCGGTGGCCCTGGAAGCAGATGTACTTATAAATGGAGGGACATGTAAGTATAGTATGCCGTCCACGGTGGTGGCTGTCACGAGCGTCACGGCGACCGGTGAAGCGGCGACTCAAACGATCAAACCGGAGATAAAGATACTGAGAAGAGGAGCAAGGTATGAGAGAGTACTGCACGTCCTGCGGCGTAAAGCTACTGGAGAAGGGATTTACCGTCTTTCCCTGTCCGAATTGCGGGGAGAATGA
- a CDS encoding DUF1610 domain-containing protein, translating into MREYCTSCGVKLLEKGFTVFPCPNCGENEIGRCAKCRKQSNAYTCEKCGFVGP; encoded by the coding sequence ATGAGAGAGTACTGCACGTCCTGCGGCGTAAAGCTACTGGAGAAGGGATTTACCGTCTTTCCCTGTCCGAATTGCGGGGAGAATGAGATTGGCAGATGTGCGAAATGCCGGAAGCAAAGTAATGCATATACCTGTGAGAAATGTGGGTTCGTGGGTCCATGA
- a CDS encoding 30S ribosomal protein S8e, whose product MRWQGESRRKSTGGRLHRNRKKRAHEAGRPAADTIIGETRRREIRTHGGNKKLRLLRAEFANVADPKSGTTKTVKIISVKENPANPFYARRNITTKGAIIETELGNAVVTSRPGQEGIVNAVLV is encoded by the coding sequence ATGAGATGGCAAGGTGAATCGAGACGAAAGTCCACGGGTGGCCGGCTTCACCGTAATCGGAAGAAGCGCGCGCACGAGGCTGGTCGACCCGCGGCAGACACGATTATTGGCGAGACGCGGCGACGTGAGATACGGACGCACGGCGGCAACAAGAAACTGCGCCTGCTCAGGGCAGAATTCGCGAACGTCGCCGATCCGAAGAGCGGAACCACCAAGACCGTTAAGATCATCAGTGTGAAAGAGAACCCGGCGAATCCCTTCTATGCTCGCCGGAATATCACCACCAAGGGCGCGATCATTGAGACAGAACTGGGCAATGCGGTCGTCACCAGCCGCCCGGGTCAAGAAGGGATCGTTAACGCCGTCTTAGTCTGA